The nucleotide window ATATCGCGCTGGTGTGGGGCCGCACCTATGACGAAGGCACCATCGACGCGCCGATCGGCCGCGATCCGCGCGAGCGCACGCGCATGGCGGTCGTGCATACCGCCAGCGGCAAGCCGTCGCGCACGCATTTCCGCACGCTGGCCACGGTGCCGCTGGGGCGGGGCTTCGTGTCGATGGTGATGTGCAAGCTCGAGACCGGCCGCACCCACCAGATCCGCGTGCATTTCGAATCGATCGGCCATCCGCTGGTGGGCGATCCGGTTTACTTCCGTGCCACCCAGCGCGGCCAGCGTCCCGCGATCCGCGTGCCGCTGCCGGTGCCCTACGCGCGCCAGGCGCTGCATGCGTACCAGCTCGGCCTGGTGCATCCGGCCACCGGCAAGCACATGTCATGGACCGCGCAGCCGCCCGCAGACCTGCAGGCGCTGATCGATGCGCTGGACTTTGAAAGCGCGCAGGCCGATGACGAGGACGAGGCCTGGGACGAAGTGTGGGAGGGCGGCGAAGCGCAATGGGAATACGCCGGCGAGGTTGACGACGACGATGACGATGACGACGGTGACGCCGATGCGCGCGGCGCCTGATCCCGCCTGGCTGGTCCCCGACTGGCCGGCGCCGGCGCGCGTGCGCGCGCTGTCGACCACGCGCCAGGGCGGGGTCAGCCAGGGGCCTTACGGGCTGGCCGGCGGCATGCCGGGCGGCCTGAACCTGGGCACCCACGTCGGCGATGATCCGGCCGACGTGGCGCGCAACCGCGCACGGCTGGCCGCATGCCTGCCGTCGATGCCGCAATGGCTGGAGCAGGTGCATGGCTGCGCGGTCGCCACCGCCGACCATGTCGCGGCAGCGAGCGGCAACGTGCCGCAGGCCGATGCCAGCCTGGCGATTGCGCCGGGCCACGTCTGCGCAGTGATGACGGCCGATTGCCTGCCGGTATTGCTGTGCGATGCGCAGGGGACGGTGGTGGGTGCCGCGCATGCGGGCTGGCGCGGCCTGTGCAACGGCGTGATCGAGGCCACGCTGGCACGGATGCAGGCAGCCGCCGGCGGCGCTGCGATGCGCTGGCTGGCCTGGCTGGGACCGGCGATCGGCCCCGATGCCTTCGAGGTGGGCGCCGAGGTGCGCGAAGCCTTTCTGGCGCAGGCACGTCCCGGCGAACAGGCCGCGGTTGCCGCGGCGTTCCGCGCCGGCGCCCCGGGCAAGTACCTTGCCGACATTTATGCGCTGGCGCGTACGCGGCTGGCGCGCGCGGGCTGCGTCGACATCCATGGCGGCGATGCCTGCACCGTGGCCGATGCCGACCGCTTCTACTCCTACCGGCGCGACGGCGTGACCGGGCGCATGGCCAGCCTGGTCTGGCTGGCCGACTGAGCGGCGCGGATTTACTTGTCCGTTAATCGTCCGGTTACTCGTCCGTTACTCGTCCGCGCGCTTTGCCGGCTCGCTGGCCGCGGCAGCCGTCGCCGCCCGTTCGGCTTCGGCCCTGCGCCGGCGCCGGCCGGGCGTGCCCATGATGTAGAGCACCAGCGCGACCGGCGCTACCCCATACATCAGGAAGGTGGCAACGCCCGCCACCACGTTGTGCTCGGTGATCGCCATCATCAGCGCCACGTAGAGCCAGCCTATGGCCACGATGTACATCAGAATTTCATCCTTCTCGACTATGCTCGGCGGCCTCGGCAGCTGCGTGCGTGGCATACCGTCCGGTAGGTCGGGCGGCGCGCGGCGCCGGGGCGGATATCCGCATTGACAGCGCGCGCGTTGCAAGGCAACAATGGCCTCGAATGTCTCGGAATCGCTGACGATTCCCAGGTTTTTCCGGCAAGCATAACGCATGGCGCTGGCGGTCGGGCACGCGTGCCCGATCGTATTCGCCGGGTAGGCCGCCGGATAATAGGGAGCCGCTATCGGAATGGATGCAAGCCCGGCCCGCGCGTTGTGCGGCGCGGGTTCCAGGCCAGTTCCAGGGCAGATGTGCCGGCTGACCCTCCCGCTTCGGGTAGGGCGGCAGCCGGGTCCATTCGGATAGCATCTCCCCATGCAAAGTGCCGGCCAGGGCAATGCCCCGGAGCCGGTTCGAATAGTGACGGCAGAGAGACAAACTGATCATGGCGACCGGCAAAGGTGCGGCAGCTTCCACGCAGGAAGGCAAGTCCCAACCACCCAAGTTCACGCCGGGGCCATTCGATCCAGCCACCTGGCTGGAATGGTCCCGCCAGTGGCAGGGCACTGAAGGCGACGGTCACGCGGCCGCATCCGGCATGATGGCCGGCATCCCGGGCCTCGATTCCTTGGCAGGCGTCAAGATCGCGCCGGCGCAGCTGGCCGATATCCAGCAGCGCTACATGAAGGACTTCGCCGCGCTGTGGCAGGCGCTGGCCGAGGGCAAGCCCGACGGCACCGGCCCGCTGCACGACCGCCGTTTTGCCGGCGACGCCTGGCGCAACAACGTGCCGTACCGTTATGCCGCCGCCTTCTACCTGCTCAACGCACGCGCACTGACCGAGCTTGCCGACGCCGTCGAGGCCGACGCCAAGACCCGCCAGCGCATCCGCTTTGCGATCTCGCAGTGGGTCGATGCGATGTCGCCCGCCAACTTCCTCGCCACCAATCCAGAAGCGCAGCGCCTGCTGATCGAATCGGGCGGCGAATCGCTGCGTGCCGGCGTGCGCAACATGATGGAAGACCTGACGCGCGGCAAGATTTCTCAAACCGACGAGACCGCTTTCGAAGTGGGCCGCAATGTCGCGGTGACCGAAGGCGCGGTGGTCTACGAGAACGAGTACTTCCAGCTGCTGCAGTACAAGCCGCTGACCGCCAAGGTCCATGCGCGCCCGCTGCTGATGGTGCCGCCCTGCATCAACAAGTACTACATCCTCGACCTGCAGCCGGAAAGCTCGCTGGTGCGGCATACGGTGGAGCAGGGCCATACGGTATTCCTGGTGTCGTGGCGCAACCCTGACGCCAGCATGGCGTCGCGCACCTGGGACGACTACATCGAGCACGCCGCCATCCGCGCCATCGAAGTCGCGCGCGACATCAGCGGCCAGGACCAGATCAACGTGCTCGGCTTCTGCGTCGGCGGCACCATCATTTCCACCGCGCTCGCGGTGCTGGCCGCACGCGGGCAGCATCCCGCGGCCAGCCTGACGCTGCTGACCACGCTGCTGGACTTTACCGACACCGGCATCCTCGATGTCTTCGTCGACGAGGGCCACGTGCAGTTGCGCGAAGCCACGCTGGGCGGCGGTGCCGGTGCGCCGTGCGCGCTGCTGCGCGGGCTGGAGCTGGCGAACACGTTCTCGTTCCTGCGCCCGAACGACCTGGTGTGGAACTACGTGGTCGACAACTACCTGAAGGGCAATACCCCGGTGCCGTTCGACCTGCTGTTCTGGAACGGCGACGCGACCAACCTGCCGGGCCCGTGGTACTGCTGGTACCTGCGCCACACCTACCTGCAGAACGACCTGAAGGTGCCCGGCAAGCTCACCGTATGCAATGTGCCGGTGGACCTGGGCAGCATCGACGTGCCGACCTATCTCTACGGCTCGCGCGAGGACCATATCGTGCCGTGGACCGCGGCCTATGCCTCGACCGCGCTGCTGAAGAACCAGCTGCGCTTCGTGCTGGGCGCGTCCGGCCATATCGCCGGCGTGATCAATCCGCCGGCGAAGAAAAAGCGCAGCCACTGGACCAACGACGCCTTGCCGGCGTCGCCGCAGCAATGGCTGGCCGGCGCCACCGAACACCCCGGCAGCTGGTGGCCGGACTGGTCGGCATGGCTGGCCAGCCATGCCGGCGCCAGGCGCGCCGCGCCAGCCGAGTACGGCAACGCGCGCTACCCTGCGATCGAACCCGCGCCTGGGCGATACGTCAAAGCCAAGGCCTGATGCCCGCGCGCCCGCCGGCGTGCGCCCCGCGCGGGCGCCGGCGGGCTTGCGGGTCCCCGTTTCCATTGAGTGAGAGGACTACACCATGACTGACGTTGTCATCGTATCCGCGGCCCGTACCGCGGTTGGCAAA belongs to Cupriavidus taiwanensis and includes:
- the pgeF gene encoding peptidoglycan editing factor PgeF, which encodes MRAAPDPAWLVPDWPAPARVRALSTTRQGGVSQGPYGLAGGMPGGLNLGTHVGDDPADVARNRARLAACLPSMPQWLEQVHGCAVATADHVAAASGNVPQADASLAIAPGHVCAVMTADCLPVLLCDAQGTVVGAAHAGWRGLCNGVIEATLARMQAAAGGAAMRWLAWLGPAIGPDAFEVGAEVREAFLAQARPGEQAAVAAAFRAGAPGKYLADIYALARTRLARAGCVDIHGGDACTVADADRFYSYRRDGVTGRMASLVWLAD
- the phaC gene encoding class I poly(R)-hydroxyalkanoic acid synthase; translated protein: MATGKGAAASTQEGKSQPPKFTPGPFDPATWLEWSRQWQGTEGDGHAAASGMMAGIPGLDSLAGVKIAPAQLADIQQRYMKDFAALWQALAEGKPDGTGPLHDRRFAGDAWRNNVPYRYAAAFYLLNARALTELADAVEADAKTRQRIRFAISQWVDAMSPANFLATNPEAQRLLIESGGESLRAGVRNMMEDLTRGKISQTDETAFEVGRNVAVTEGAVVYENEYFQLLQYKPLTAKVHARPLLMVPPCINKYYILDLQPESSLVRHTVEQGHTVFLVSWRNPDASMASRTWDDYIEHAAIRAIEVARDISGQDQINVLGFCVGGTIISTALAVLAARGQHPAASLTLLTTLLDFTDTGILDVFVDEGHVQLREATLGGGAGAPCALLRGLELANTFSFLRPNDLVWNYVVDNYLKGNTPVPFDLLFWNGDATNLPGPWYCWYLRHTYLQNDLKVPGKLTVCNVPVDLGSIDVPTYLYGSREDHIVPWTAAYASTALLKNQLRFVLGASGHIAGVINPPAKKKRSHWTNDALPASPQQWLAGATEHPGSWWPDWSAWLASHAGARRAAPAEYGNARYPAIEPAPGRYVKAKA